The nucleotide sequence cgtatatcaaataggtacctattggaaTTTTACATTCATTTGCTTTTTCTTCCAAGattttaaggtttttttttttaatttttaatccacGAAATCTTTTTATTTTGACTTTAAATGCGATTCACCCCCTCCCCTGCATCCTCCTCACAAGAGGCGAtcagttatgttttttttatttgcatcactttttcaaatttctgagtAGAGCTTATTTATTGTGATCTGaagaaattacgagtatttttttttttttcagattacaatttttgataattttgttaatgaaaagaaaatctctcgtgtgattttttctgaatcGGTTTCTCTTTCATTTCCTCAATTAAGAACTTCcaaatacatatttactttGGATTAGAATTCCACCagctcgtactcgtatttgttttaaaaactaattttcgTATGTACAAAGTTGATAATTTAATTAGCATTCCGTGCGTAGGCTACAAGGTATGTCTCGATGAACTTATACGATGCATTGTCGTCGTTTCACTTACTTTGTTTAGTTTAAACAAGACTGCAATTTTTTATATACTTACGTTAATTGATGCAAAAGAACTAATAAGCTGTAGCATGTCAagttatacatacctacataatacttACTCGTGTAAAGAGACAGGTAGTGCGTTATTCACCGATGCATGAGGAAGGTCAAGTTCAAGATCGTCATGATGTGTAGTCTagaaatgacataaaaattaCTCGCTGGAGAGCGAGGACGAGGTACCTAGTTCTCTATTACGGTTGTGTGAATATTTGATTGAGCGATTGGTCAAGtgcgaaagaagaaaaataaaagtgaagTGCTTGGCTTCTCTATCCATCAATGACCATTTctcactttcaatttcaatgtagGTGTGTAACAAAAGCAAATATCATCTTCAAGTACCCGGCGGCTTGTATCACTATTACGATGAGATGCGACGAATGAAAGgaactaaattataaaataaccGGTCTTTATTACGAATAAACAAGTTAAAAGTTTTTTCAAGGCACATAAGATAACAATTTTATACAATACATCACAAATTTATATGTCAGTAGAAAGgtaaaaagagagagaaaatattaaaacaaataaataattaacaTAATTAACTACCTAATTTACATTggagcaataattttttatcttcTGTAACCGCCGTTCGGGTTACCTGAACTTGAATATCGGTTGGGGTTTCCTGGTCCGAAGATGTTACCACTGGATTGACTAGAGGGTGCTCCATAGGACGACGAAGGGGATCCTCCACTTCCTCCGCTGTAGCCACCGCTACCGCCGCCGTTCGAGAACGAGCCGCTACCGGAGTATCCGCCACCGTTTCCACCTCCGAATCCTCCACTGCTTCCACCTCCTGAGTATCCACCGCCGTTTCCGCCTCCGAAACCACCACTGCCTCCACCTGGGGCACCGTACGAGGAGGATGGGCTTCCACCACCAAAACCTCCACTGCTTCCTCCTCCCGAGTATCCGCCGCCGTTTCCACCTCCGAAACCACCACTGCCACCACCTGGGGCACCATATGAGGAGGATGGGCTTCCACCTCCAAAGCCACCGCTGCTTCCTCCTGAGTATCCACCACCGTTTCCACCGCCGAAACCTCCACTGCTTCCACCTGAGTATCCTCCTCCGTTTCCGTTTCCACCACCGTTACGTCCACCTTTTCTGTAACCGTTTCCAccttttccatttccatttccgTTTCCACCGCCTGGAGCGCCATAGGATGAGGATGGGCTTCCACCTCCGAAACCTCCATTTCCACCGCCTGGAGCACCGTATGAGGAGGATGGGCTTCCACCTCCGAAACCACCGCTGCCTCCGCCTGGGGCACCGTAGGATGAAGATGGGCTACCACCTCCGAAGCCGCCACTGCCTCCACCTGGGGCACCATAAGATGAGGATGGGCTTCCGCCTCCGAAACCTCCGCTGCTGCCTCCAAAACTGGGGGCTCCGTAAGAAGATGATGGACTTCCGCCTCCAAAACCACCATTACCGCCGCCTGGAGCACCGTAAGAGGATGATGGGCTACCACCTCCGAAACCGCCGCTGCCTCCACCTGGAGCACCATAAGAAGAAGATGGACTACTGCCTCCGAAACCTCCATTACCTCCTCCTAATCCAGGAGGGCCATAAGAGGAAGATGGACGACCACCGTTACTGCCTCCAAAACCGCCATTTCCTCCTGATCCAGGAGGGCCATAAGAAGAAGATGGGCGACCACCGTTGCTGCCTCCGAAACCACCGCTGCCTCCGCCTGGAGCACCGTATGAGGAAGATGGGCCACTGCTGCCAAAACCACCACTACCTCCGCCTGGAGCGCCGTAAGAAGAAGATGGGCTACTGCCTCCAAAACCACCGCTGCCTCCACCTGGGGCACCATATGAGGAGGATGGGCTTCCACCACCGAAGCCTCCGCTTCCGCCTCCAAAACCACCGCTACCTCCGCCTGGAGCGCCGTAAGAAGAGGATGGGCTTCCGCCTCCAAAACCACCGTTACCACCACCTGGAGCGCCGTATGAAGAGGATGGAGATCCGCCTCCAAAACCTCCGCTACCTCCGCCTGGAGCGCCATAAGAGGAAGATGGTGCGCCGCCTCCAAAACCACCGCTACCTCCGCCTGGAGCGCCATATGAAGAGGATGGGGCTCCACCTCCGAAACCACCGCTTCCTCCACCTGGAGCGCCGTATGAAGAGGATGGAGATCCGCCTCCAAAACCTCCGCTACCGCCTCCTAATCCTGGGGCTCCGTATGATGAAGATGGGCCGCTGCTCCCAAATCCACCGCTTCCGCCGCCCGATCCGGGGGCACCGTATTGACTCGAGGGGCTTCCTCCGAAGCCTCCTCCTCCGCCGCCACCATTGCTACCACCTCCGTAGCCTCCGCTTCCGCCACCATTTGATGGGGGTAGGTATTGTGACGAGGGGGGTTCGCAAAGTGCGCCCACAAGGAGGGATAGGATCAGAATTGTGTactgcaagaaaaaaaaaaaaaaaaggaaacattaATTGAGAgattggggtatttttgagaaaaaaattttaggaagagatttaatattgaaataaaCTTTAAACGTGGAAATGGAAATTGTTAAgaagaattttgtgaatttggaaaaaaaatttaaaagctgaTTAAAAATTAGTGattggagaattttgaaatagaagAAAACacaatcaataattattttgaactttAACACGAATATAAtcataagaaaaatgaaaaaaaactgataaaaaacaaaaaaaaaatcaaaaaatacaaattcaaaaattaaaaaaaatcagcagcAGAATTAAAttaaacttgtttttttaaaaataagtaactttttttgaatttttgaatgcatATGAAAATAGGAATGGTTGAAGAGAATatcgtgaatttgaaaaaattttgaataactgatttaaaatcggtttttgaaatcgaaaaactgaaagaaagaatgataaaaataagaaaaaatgataaaaattaaaaaaaaaaatataaaaaacattatgtaattttttttaatgccatTTATTTCTGTtcctaacttttttttaaaaaatgaacaaaatgaacaatttttggaggttttgaaacaaatttcaagtacctatgaGAATGGCAATTGTTTAAGGGAATGAATTGATAAACTTTTTCTAATGACCAATTTAGAATCAATGATTAAAAaggtttgaaaactttttcaattattccaattttttgaatttgaactctcaaataacaaaataaaaaatgaacagcTGAAAGAAAGAGtggtaaaaaaacgaaaaaacacaattcatgaattcaaaacagaaaacaaaagaaaaaagtaagaaaaaaatgattgtagAGTCTCCTCTCCAAGGAAAGCTTAAAATCATGGATACttcttttctcaaaatcaataaatgctcagaatttcaaatttaatctgTTACATTGCCAGAAaatcaacatgatttttttctccaattagtttttaaaagtcCTTTAGCATAATGTCAGAAAGATTTTTTATGGAGAAAAGTGTCAAAGATTCCATTTTTGATTGAGAAtgttaaaattcccaaaatggtacatttttttatgaaaatttccaaaagttgaattttcgcCATAGTCGTCTAAAAGTCGTTTTTTTCCCAAGAATTGCCAagaaatttctgctttttgccaaaacatccaaaaaaggATAATTTTTGTCTCAGCTGTCTAAAAAGTccggtttttcaaaattttcaaagaaaaatccaTAGTTTTCATTGCCCAAAagatcctgttttttttttgccaaaattgacaaaatgctTCACTGTTTggctgaaattgcaaaaaaagtttgataaaatgGATCACTGTTAAAATCTGGGAGAGTAGAAaccaaattgacaaatttttgttcaGATTCAACAGCATAATAATGTTCTAGtgacatcaaaatttatttgaataaataaactcTAAAGTGGTTAATTTGAAAAGACAAAtatatttcagtttcaaaaatttttcaagagacCTAAAATACAGTAGATTTCTtgaaaagataattttttaaaatgaaaaccgaataaaaatttagtttgaaaaacAGTGTGTTATTTactctgattttgaaaaaaaaatttccaacactaTCAATTGGGTGATTGAATAAAGAATTTTCAAGCACAGCAACTCAAATTTATGATTCAGTTTTGAACCTTGGAgcataaaatttactaaaaattgtcatcttATACAAAACCAttcacaaaaaccaaaaaaaattgattcaaaatcatACGTTAAActgtacagaaaaaaaatcaaattcacgaTAAACTTCACcagttaaaaaaaatacattcgaataaatttttaaaaaaatttgcacacacatcacaatttgaaaagaatttaaTATTCGCGAAAATCACGTCAAATAATaacacaaaataatttttcgaaaaaaaatggtaaaaaatcacATGTCGATACACGTTAACAACAAAcacgtaagaaaaaaagagagaaagaaagaaagaaagaatagAACCATAAGTTAACTCGTACCTTATTCATGATGCGATGTTTAGAAGCACGTTTATGGAACGTGAATTAAATCACATCTAAATTTATATGACGACTTTTCCCTGCACTTATACGAGTGGCCACTATATAGGGAAAAGGCGCTGGAGGTTCTCCCATGGTCAATCCCGTTCTTTACTGGAGTACTTGGTTAATGGAAGTTCGCAGCCTTGCCACACATTGTTGTAAAATTGACGCGTACAAAAGCGCGCATAACGTTCGCGGATCTCTTTTCAACGAACTGAAAATCATTTGTGCAAACGTGACGTCACTGACCTCTACGTCAATATAAGCTTTTAACCtccgaaaaaaaatcgcgtaTTATGATGGCAAAGCTACTCGTAGCAATACGAAATGGTCTTCAATGGCTCAGCTTCCTTCTTCGAACAAATGTTCAATTTCCTAAACTACATAATTCCGATGAACTTTACTCttgtttttgttggtttttttttgttcggtgttttattacttacttaatACCTGCAGAGAGGACATTCTTTTTTGGAGATGTGTTTTATCGAGGGTCAGTTTTTCAAGGGTGTTTGAGGACGTGTGTTCGACACATGTTGAGTTTATTTTACCTGGAAAAGGATCATGGAAATTGATGGTGTTTTATTGTTTTCCTATTTCCTGTCTTTCGTATTGGcctttttaaatgtttaattcgagttgaattgttttttttttttttttttttttttgaggaaatccgttttttttcttacttacctactcgtattgccaatttgtgtattttttcggTGCTCACTTCCTGagttacctatacttttttttcaaaaaatataattaaaaattcaaatcacgtTAATTGAATCAacttcgtaggtaggtaattaataaccttattcttcaattttcatcgtTTATTTGCCTTTCTCCCTTAATCCTTAACACTTTTCTGCATTCAATGATCTAATATTTTATCCTAGTTTTACGAGAGacgcaaaatgaattttagtcgTATCAAATTATCCTTGACATTTCAACAAATCTTGCATTCGACTCATCGTATCAATAAAAAGTTCGATGTGGAGATATTTATTGGccaatgattgaaaatgaagcaGATCGATCAATTAATCAGTCGATAAATTAAACAATCAGCCACTTCATAAATCAAAGAGTCGTGTACCTATAATCTCATTATACTCGTATCAtctgaagtacctacctatcatttcAAGTGGAGGTCTTCTTGGGTTATAAACTGGACTGTTATTTAATATATTATACATTCGCACGTCGTCATTCTCGGAGAAGTTTTCAGTATTCTGAGGATCAATAAATTAGATCTGATTCTGAAGTTAATCGTGAGAACCTTATCGACTTCAAATTTACTTACTCTTGGAGCTGCTTTCTTTAGTTCAATTTGATTGAAGGGAgcaggggaaaaaatgaaaagagagCGGAGAGAATTGTTggataaattgtaaaaaaaaaaaaacagaaagaagtATAAAGTACTTGTGAAAATGAAtgataaaatatgcaaaaaaaagagttggAGAATCCGAAAAATCTGAGAAATATTTGAaggtgattgaaaattgaaaaaggtctCGGTAGCATTTTCAGACACgaactgtcaaaaaattgaagtcgtATTTTCTTGGTACctatttacttgaaaaaaatatcttattAATAGATCGAATCTATTTTTTTAGAGGGTGTGGGGGCAAGATCTTTTTGCCAGtaaaaaatctcagaaaaaattacgaaaatatgtAAAGAAGTACACTCGTAGGTAATAGCAATAAGCTTTAgcatttagaaatttcaaaattgaaaaaaaagagtggACGTTTTTCATAGGAAAACATAATAAACtacagaaataaaaaaactccaattttggtaatttctcgtaaaaaaaaaaaaaaaaaaaaattgaaaaatctcagaactttttgaaagttttcagaTGTTTTGAAACTAATGCAGAATTATCCAGATTATTTCTCCCTTCCCTTCCTAATCAAATGCTGAAATAACCTTCTAAGAATCTcatgttaatttttgaaaact is from Planococcus citri chromosome 1, ihPlaCitr1.1, whole genome shotgun sequence and encodes:
- the LOC135833061 gene encoding uncharacterized protein LOC135833061 — protein: MNKYTILILSLLVGALCEPPSSQYLPPSNGGGSGGYGGGSNGGGGGGGFGGSPSSQYGAPGSGGGSGGFGSSGPSSSYGAPGLGGGSGGFGGGSPSSSYGAPGGGSGGFGGGAPSSSYGAPGGGSGGFGGGAPSSSYGAPGGGSGGFGGGSPSSSYGAPGGGNGGFGGGSPSSSYGAPGGGSGGFGGGSGGFGGGSPSSSYGAPGGGSGGFGGSSPSSSYGAPGGGSGGFGSSGPSSSYGAPGGGSGGFGGSNGGRPSSSYGPPGSGGNGGFGGSNGGRPSSSYGPPGLGGGNGGFGGSSPSSSYGAPGGGSGGFGGGSPSSSYGAPGGGNGGFGGGSPSSSYGAPSFGGSSGGFGGGSPSSSYGAPGGGSGGFGGGSPSSSYGAPGGGSGGFGGGSPSSSYGAPGGGNGGFGGGSPSSSYGAPGGGNGNGNGKGGNGYRKGGRNGGGNGNGGGYSGGSSGGFGGGNGGGYSGGSSGGFGGGSPSSSYGAPGGGSGGFGGGNGGGYSGGGSSGGFGGGSPSSSYGAPGGGSGGFGGGNGGGYSGGGSSGGFGGGNGGGYSGSGSFSNGGGSGGYSGGSGGSPSSSYGAPSSQSSGNIFGPGNPNRYSSSGNPNGGYRR